The proteins below are encoded in one region of Desulfobaccales bacterium:
- a CDS encoding glycosyltransferase family 4 protein, with amino-acid sequence MRLLWVSDSPTTPSGFGGVTREVCRRLARRGHRLEILGWQAYGTTSYWKSIPVHPLRRDRFGSDVLLGYLHRLQPHFLITLADIWWMSFLTEPPVQRYLDLSGTRWVHYYPVDGADPEGRLPAGWVKVLSAADLPVAMSRFGMEVSAACGINAAYIPHGVDTELFRPPPDKARAKARLGYEGRFVVLSDARNQPRKLLPRLLDIFAAFAHDKPDVLLHLHADPEDDAAQSDLYRYDLRQDIAALGLTGKVRFTPGFRMRASGGIPLERLAEIYAASDVHLLTSWGEGFGLPNLQAASAGVVPLALAYTASRELVAGHGFAIPAECGVVDEFGLVRGLMDREAAVAALNALYADPGLLAEKSRQSREFALGYTWDRIAAEWERVLSQAPPRRSPGRARLITWRAGEEPPPLEDLPPEVKGAVAETLAPLPPGVQVSLRLAERRAGEVSTQIRQEAFRRGDELSIPVRLPPFFPGAPRATIGYVLVSPPELALAVLLKRLFPGLAVAIPRPGGDPANPVRLSPEELLPALAHMVLAIDFSGTGAPQLDLACAALGVPYVGQSALWPEIPLPPLHQVRLLFTDQGFSEWRRQDAWQRALETVGEETLEHLRQLALQGQPRRTAASVPAGPEPELFLVRPQDGQTGPEVTRRLQEYVARHGGLMLMATAGGSFIVGMPPGGKEVLQACPLLSFVGGVQLDAQGKAAKALKKHFALNAVRQLLARERGQPAA; translated from the coding sequence ATGCGGCTCCTGTGGGTCTCCGACAGTCCCACCACCCCCTCCGGGTTCGGGGGGGTGACCCGGGAAGTGTGCCGCCGGCTGGCCCGCCGGGGCCACCGCCTGGAAATCCTGGGCTGGCAGGCATACGGCACCACCTCCTACTGGAAGTCCATCCCCGTCCATCCCCTCCGCCGGGACCGCTTCGGCAGCGACGTGCTCCTGGGGTATCTCCACCGGCTGCAGCCCCATTTCCTCATCACCCTGGCGGACATCTGGTGGATGAGCTTCCTCACCGAGCCGCCGGTGCAGCGCTACCTGGACCTCTCCGGCACCCGCTGGGTCCATTATTACCCGGTGGACGGGGCCGACCCGGAGGGCCGTCTGCCCGCCGGCTGGGTGAAGGTGCTTTCCGCCGCCGACCTGCCGGTGGCCATGAGCCGCTTCGGCATGGAGGTCTCCGCCGCCTGCGGCATTAACGCCGCCTATATCCCCCACGGGGTGGACACCGAGCTCTTCCGGCCCCCGCCGGACAAGGCCCGGGCCAAGGCCCGCCTGGGCTATGAGGGCCGCTTTGTGGTGCTCTCCGACGCCCGCAATCAGCCCCGCAAGCTCCTGCCCCGCCTGCTGGACATCTTCGCCGCCTTCGCCCATGACAAACCCGACGTTCTCCTGCACCTGCACGCCGACCCGGAGGACGACGCCGCCCAGAGCGACCTCTACCGCTACGACCTCCGGCAGGATATCGCCGCCCTGGGGCTGACGGGCAAGGTGCGCTTCACCCCGGGCTTCCGCATGCGGGCCTCGGGGGGCATCCCCCTGGAGCGGCTGGCGGAGATCTACGCCGCCAGCGACGTGCACCTCCTCACCTCCTGGGGGGAGGGCTTTGGGCTCCCCAACCTCCAGGCCGCCAGCGCCGGGGTGGTGCCCCTGGCCCTGGCCTACACCGCCAGCCGGGAGCTGGTGGCCGGACATGGCTTTGCCATCCCGGCGGAGTGCGGGGTGGTGGATGAATTCGGGCTGGTCAGGGGCCTGATGGACCGGGAGGCGGCGGTGGCGGCCTTGAACGCCCTGTACGCCGACCCGGGACTCCTGGCCGAGAAGAGCCGCCAATCCCGGGAGTTCGCCCTGGGGTATACCTGGGACCGCATCGCCGCGGAGTGGGAGCGGGTCCTCAGTCAGGCCCCGCCCCGGCGCTCCCCGGGACGGGCCCGCCTCATCACCTGGCGGGCAGGGGAAGAGCCGCCGCCCTTGGAGGATTTGCCCCCGGAGGTCAAGGGCGCGGTGGCCGAGACCCTGGCTCCGCTGCCGCCGGGGGTGCAGGTGAGCCTGAGGCTGGCGGAGCGCCGGGCCGGCGAGGTGAGCACCCAGATCCGTCAGGAGGCCTTCCGGCGGGGGGATGAGCTGAGCATCCCGGTCAGGCTGCCGCCCTTTTTTCCCGGCGCCCCCCGGGCCACCATCGGTTATGTGCTGGTAAGCCCGCCGGAGCTGGCCCTGGCGGTGCTCTTGAAGCGCCTCTTCCCGGGGCTGGCGGTGGCCATTCCCCGGCCCGGGGGCGATCCCGCAAACCCGGTAAGGCTCTCCCCGGAGGAGCTTCTCCCCGCTCTGGCGCATATGGTCCTGGCCATCGATTTTTCCGGCACCGGCGCCCCGCAGCTGGACCTGGCCTGCGCCGCCCTGGGGGTGCCTTACGTGGGGCAAAGCGCTCTGTGGCCTGAAATTCCCCTGCCGCCCCTGCACCAGGTGCGTTTGCTCTTCACCGACCAGGGCTTCTCCGAATGGCGCCGTCAGGACGCCTGGCAGCGGGCTTTGGAAACCGTGGGCGAAGAGACCCTGGAGCACCTGCGGCAGCTGGCTCTCCAAGGCCAGCCCCGGCGCACGGCCGCCTCTGTCCCCGCCGGGCCGGAGCCGGAGCTCTTTCTGGTGCGGCCCCAGGACGGCCAGACCGGGCCGGAGGTGACCCGGCGCCTGCAGGAATACGTGGCCCGCCACGGAGGCCTAATGCTCATGGCCACCGCCGGCGGCAGCTTCATCGTCGGCATGCCCCCGGGGGGGAAAGAGGTGCTCCAGGCCTGTCCGCTTCTAAGTTTCGTGGGCGGGGTGCAACTGGACGCCCAGGGCAAGGCAGCTAAGGCCCTGAAGAAGCACTTTGCCCTCAACGCCGTGCGCCAGCTCCTGGCCCGGGAGCGGGGCCAGCCGGCGGCCTGA
- a CDS encoding cellulase family glycosylhydrolase, with translation MAVRIRAERPTVDPTGPPPAFTITTDRQFCEVEVTSDPVLFNGALATRRRPENFSTSRDEGPITVERGRARYRLDEAAWRALRRYPYLYYRAIAYDGPLPDRQRIAANGHLTGRRREESLAAHDFRQAPAIYLAPPGTRLPPVRRRLSGNVKWLRVDGNRLVNEDGDPVVLRGVNLSGLEYTDRGALDPTGVRRATSREGAGITRELIREIVGHWRANIIRLPLNQEWALTREDYLANLDRIIEWAAAEGAYTLLDLQWFDTHREFGHLRDGSVNRVPPMPEENSVRLWRLLASRYRREPAVLFDIFNEPHVPLADDQAAVIPQLATEREWVDHWHTWVRRLEQVIHREHGRALLFVSGWDWALNLRHFPVPLPGGRTLPNAVYAAHVYHHATPGRSTATRADWDYWFGFSRLRDAHPIFITEWGGDAAQLRWGIELEQYLRDLHRFRNGMWPGLAGWTAWSWADRPLLVERGTGIRTLPTGTQVSWRTYVMDGAHYQPTEFGELVRAALNTMPAFPRLAFALDRPPGGRGRYFIATSPARREDFLAVQGHDFTPGTRLELWTPAVRVTLTPTATLPHLLLVDRLPATVPLGEVLCRVVRPDGVQSEPVTLRVEAAPGEFTEIYPGDESKPAERRFTILFLANPVVETRQGAFQAESLLSCRERFHRAVAAALRSLFGGRETLLHPYALDIRLAARFAPDTVEAAHALCRQHAGGIMEPDRGRIRAYLAAEGLLADVCLVFYHSSGYRRCSAAHTVDDEASDGRLFRYNGATHHHRRRPREPGVATLHAPVDFILDPLHEFIHAFSDENHGAVDDLYDDLPLDTFIVNRKRRDRAGGPIPRRFAEYDGQSYASDLRRDGLGYPAAWRSYHPELINPAQPNLMDNYFRARFPPWCRLDRLTLKFLRDRLEWKLGR, from the coding sequence ATGGCGGTGCGCATCCGGGCCGAGCGTCCCACCGTGGACCCCACCGGGCCGCCCCCGGCCTTCACCATCACCACGGACCGTCAGTTCTGCGAGGTGGAGGTCACCAGCGACCCGGTGCTTTTCAACGGCGCCCTGGCGACCCGGCGCCGACCGGAGAATTTCTCCACCTCCCGGGATGAAGGCCCCATCACGGTGGAGCGGGGCCGGGCCCGCTATCGGCTGGACGAAGCCGCCTGGCGGGCCCTGCGGCGTTACCCTTACCTTTACTACCGGGCCATTGCCTACGATGGCCCCCTGCCCGACCGCCAGAGGATCGCCGCCAACGGCCACCTGACCGGACGCCGACGGGAGGAGAGCCTGGCGGCCCACGATTTCCGGCAGGCCCCGGCCATCTACCTGGCCCCGCCGGGCACCCGCCTGCCGCCGGTGCGCCGCCGCCTCTCCGGGAACGTGAAGTGGCTCCGGGTGGACGGCAACCGCCTGGTGAACGAGGACGGCGATCCGGTGGTGCTCCGGGGCGTGAACCTTTCCGGCCTGGAATACACCGACCGGGGGGCTCTGGACCCCACCGGGGTGAGGCGAGCCACCTCCCGGGAGGGGGCAGGCATCACCCGGGAGCTCATCCGGGAAATCGTGGGCCATTGGCGGGCCAATATCATCCGCCTGCCCCTCAATCAGGAGTGGGCCCTCACCCGGGAGGATTACCTGGCCAACCTGGACCGCATCATTGAGTGGGCCGCCGCCGAAGGCGCCTATACCCTCCTGGATCTGCAGTGGTTCGACACCCACCGGGAATTCGGTCATCTGCGGGACGGCTCGGTGAACCGGGTGCCCCCCATGCCGGAGGAGAACTCCGTGCGCCTTTGGCGGCTGCTGGCCAGCCGCTATCGGCGGGAGCCGGCGGTGCTCTTTGATATTTTCAATGAGCCCCACGTGCCCCTGGCCGACGATCAGGCCGCGGTGATCCCCCAGCTGGCCACGGAAAGGGAGTGGGTGGACCACTGGCACACCTGGGTCCGGCGCCTGGAGCAGGTGATCCATCGGGAGCACGGCCGGGCCCTCCTTTTTGTCAGCGGCTGGGATTGGGCCCTGAACCTGCGCCATTTTCCGGTGCCCCTGCCCGGGGGCCGCACCCTCCCCAACGCGGTGTATGCCGCCCACGTCTATCACCACGCCACCCCCGGGCGCAGCACCGCCACCCGGGCCGATTGGGATTACTGGTTCGGGTTTTCCCGCCTCCGGGACGCCCATCCCATTTTCATCACCGAGTGGGGCGGCGACGCGGCCCAGCTCCGGTGGGGCATCGAACTGGAGCAGTATCTCCGGGACCTGCACCGCTTCCGTAACGGGATGTGGCCGGGCCTGGCGGGCTGGACCGCCTGGTCCTGGGCCGATCGGCCGCTCCTGGTGGAGCGGGGCACCGGGATCCGGACCCTCCCCACTGGCACCCAGGTGAGCTGGCGCACCTACGTCATGGACGGCGCCCACTACCAGCCCACCGAGTTCGGGGAGCTGGTGCGGGCGGCCCTGAACACCATGCCTGCCTTTCCCCGGCTGGCCTTCGCCCTGGACCGGCCCCCAGGCGGCCGCGGCCGCTATTTCATTGCCACTTCCCCGGCCCGGCGGGAGGATTTCCTGGCGGTGCAGGGCCATGATTTCACCCCCGGCACCCGCCTCGAATTGTGGACCCCGGCCGTCCGGGTAACCCTCACGCCCACGGCGACCCTGCCCCACCTTCTTTTGGTGGACCGGCTGCCGGCCACGGTGCCCCTGGGGGAGGTGCTGTGCCGGGTGGTGCGGCCGGACGGGGTGCAAAGTGAACCGGTAACCCTCCGGGTGGAAGCGGCTCCCGGGGAGTTTACCGAGATTTATCCCGGGGATGAAAGCAAGCCCGCCGAACGCCGGTTTACCATTCTGTTTCTGGCCAATCCGGTGGTGGAGACCCGGCAGGGGGCCTTCCAGGCCGAGTCCCTGCTCAGTTGCCGGGAGCGCTTCCACCGGGCGGTGGCCGCGGCTTTGCGCTCCCTCTTCGGCGGCCGGGAGACCCTGCTCCATCCCTATGCCCTGGATATCCGGCTGGCGGCCCGCTTTGCCCCGGACACGGTGGAGGCGGCCCATGCCCTGTGCCGGCAGCATGCCGGCGGCATTATGGAGCCGGACCGGGGGCGGATCCGGGCTTATCTGGCGGCGGAGGGGCTTTTGGCGGACGTCTGCCTGGTGTTCTACCATTCCTCCGGGTACCGTCGCTGCTCGGCTGCTCACACTGTGGATGACGAGGCCTCAGATGGCCGCCTCTTCCGTTACAACGGGGCCACGCACCATCACCGGCGCCGGCCCCGGGAACCGGGGGTGGCGACCCTGCATGCGCCCGTGGATTTTATTCTGGATCCGTTGCATGAATTTATTCATGCCTTCTCGGATGAAAACCACGGGGCCGTGGATGATCTGTATGACGACCTGCCTTTGGATACCTTTATCGTGAACCGCAAACGCCGGGATCGGGCCGGCGGCCCCATCCCCCGGCGGTTTGCCGAGTATGACGGGCAGAGCTACGCCAGCGACCTGCGCCGGGACGGCCTGGGGTATCCGGCCGCCTGGCGCAGCTATCATCCGGAGCTCATCAACCCGGCGCAGCCCAACTTGATGGACAACTATTTCCGGGCTCGTTTTCCTCCATGGTGCCGCTTGGACCGGCTGACCCTGAAGTTTCTCCGGGACCGGCTGGAATGGAAGCTGGGACGATGA
- a CDS encoding cellulase family glycosylhydrolase yields the protein MSRTDRAQERRRAERQAERTRRREEERRAEAAARAREEARERERQEARRAEALREAREREETERRRREQEEARRRRLRQERRQERRQAAKEEEARQDRREARRTATPLATRRAGERKRQAQPPKPVKPAAKIRVRQPQPPRAEEAQVRRPKARGPEKERPPRTLAAKPGADWRQEKQPAPREPDKKRPQPERRRAAAPRRQVVRALRNDYPKQEKPRVKAASPAAPRKSPAKDKEGPKAPQVLPRSRPGRPRLGSASGKTPLRRPTLVAPVRKRVPVLPADNPHPRPGAARLPSGLLSAHLPWLRVEGRFVVDERDRVRILRGFTLRGLERATPQGSAFPVPLSPQEAALLRSWGATAVRLPLAQDLALEGRGEADGEDYLQAVDAAIAAAAAAGLYTILQLSLLSSVLPTHRGPAGEVYDPPLPDPGSVDFWGILARRYGDEPAVLFQLFGPPHDPGPGDATAVLLSRVTWPVWRNHLLAMLGELRREHPRAVALVPGLGSDLSGFPLPFSDGTPVPQLIYGLELPAGGAAAALGELVRLSRRVPVAALGVTAGPLEGRQVQALGPRLAQAGIHWLAAAWTDGPGALVTCQRGRLIPTPLGRAFQAALAVPMPAEFHLEPAARRQSFRLLPGRGE from the coding sequence ATGAGCCGCACCGACAGAGCCCAGGAGCGCCGCCGGGCAGAACGGCAGGCGGAGCGGACCCGCCGCCGGGAAGAGGAACGCCGGGCGGAGGCGGCGGCCCGGGCCCGGGAGGAGGCCAGGGAGCGGGAGCGCCAGGAGGCCCGCCGGGCTGAGGCTCTCCGGGAAGCCCGGGAACGGGAGGAGACGGAGCGGCGCCGCCGGGAGCAGGAGGAGGCCCGCCGGCGGCGCCTCCGGCAGGAACGCCGGCAGGAAAGACGGCAGGCGGCCAAGGAGGAGGAGGCTCGGCAGGACAGGCGGGAAGCCCGGCGTACCGCTACCCCCTTGGCCACCCGGCGGGCGGGGGAGCGCAAAAGGCAGGCGCAACCGCCGAAACCGGTTAAGCCTGCGGCCAAAATCCGGGTGCGGCAGCCGCAGCCTCCCAGGGCTGAAGAGGCCCAAGTCCGACGACCAAAGGCGCGGGGGCCGGAAAAAGAGAGGCCGCCACGGACGTTGGCGGCCAAACCAGGCGCTGACTGGCGTCAGGAAAAGCAGCCGGCCCCCCGGGAACCGGACAAAAAGCGGCCGCAGCCGGAGCGCCGCCGCGCGGCTGCGCCCCGCCGCCAGGTGGTTCGCGCCCTTCGCAACGACTACCCGAAGCAAGAGAAACCCCGGGTCAAGGCCGCCAGCCCGGCCGCGCCCCGGAAAAGCCCCGCCAAAGACAAAGAGGGCCCCAAGGCCCCTCAGGTGCTGCCGCGCTCCCGCCCCGGTCGCCCTCGCCTGGGTTCCGCATCCGGGAAAACCCCTTTACGTCGGCCCACGTTGGTGGCGCCGGTCCGGAAGCGGGTGCCGGTCCTGCCCGCCGACAATCCCCACCCCCGGCCCGGGGCGGCCCGCCTGCCCAGCGGCCTCCTCTCCGCCCACCTCCCCTGGCTGCGGGTGGAGGGGCGCTTTGTGGTGGATGAACGGGACCGGGTGCGGATTCTTCGGGGTTTTACCCTTCGGGGCCTGGAGCGGGCCACCCCCCAGGGCAGCGCCTTTCCGGTGCCCTTGAGCCCCCAGGAGGCGGCGTTGCTCCGCTCCTGGGGGGCCACCGCGGTGCGTCTCCCTCTGGCCCAGGATCTGGCCCTGGAAGGCCGGGGCGAGGCCGACGGCGAGGATTATCTGCAAGCCGTGGATGCCGCCATCGCGGCCGCCGCGGCCGCGGGGCTGTACACCATCCTCCAGCTCTCCCTTCTCTCCAGCGTGTTGCCCACGCACCGGGGGCCCGCAGGCGAAGTGTACGACCCGCCCCTGCCGGACCCGGGCTCGGTGGATTTCTGGGGGATTCTGGCCCGACGTTACGGCGATGAGCCGGCGGTCCTCTTTCAGCTCTTCGGCCCGCCCCACGACCCCGGGCCGGGGGATGCCACCGCGGTCCTGCTTTCCCGGGTCACCTGGCCGGTGTGGCGCAATCATCTTTTGGCCATGCTGGGGGAGCTGCGCCGGGAGCACCCCCGGGCCGTGGCCCTGGTGCCGGGATTGGGGAGCGATCTTTCCGGCTTTCCGCTCCCCTTTTCCGACGGCACCCCGGTGCCCCAGCTGATCTACGGGCTGGAGCTCCCCGCCGGGGGCGCGGCCGCCGCTTTAGGGGAGCTTGTGCGGCTCAGCCGGCGGGTGCCGGTGGCAGCCCTGGGAGTCACCGCCGGGCCGCTGGAGGGCCGCCAGGTCCAGGCGCTGGGCCCCCGGCTGGCCCAGGCCGGCATCCACTGGCTGGCCGCGGCTTGGACGGACGGCCCCGGAGCCTTGGTCACCTGCCAGCGGGGCCGCCTCATCCCCACGCCTCTGGGCCGGGCCTTTCAGGCGGCCCTGGCCGTGCCCATGCCGGCGGAGTTTCATCTGGAGCCCGCCGCCCGCCGGCAGTCATTCCGCCTCCTCCCCGGCCGGGGGGAGTAA
- the rplM gene encoding 50S ribosomal protein L13, which produces MPTYMAKSGEVPREWLLVDAQGQVLGRLASRIAMALRGKNKPTFSPHLDAGDFVVVVNADKVVLTGQKWDKKVYYRHTGYMGGLKSITARQLLKKRPEDLLRHAVRGMLPKNSLGRQLLKKLKIYAGPGHPHEAQQPRPVTWED; this is translated from the coding sequence ATGCCGACCTATATGGCCAAATCGGGCGAAGTGCCCCGGGAGTGGCTCTTGGTGGATGCCCAGGGCCAGGTGCTGGGCCGCCTGGCCAGCCGCATTGCCATGGCGCTCCGGGGCAAGAACAAACCCACCTTCTCCCCCCACCTCGACGCCGGGGATTTTGTGGTGGTGGTGAATGCCGACAAGGTGGTCCTCACCGGGCAGAAGTGGGACAAAAAAGTGTATTACCGGCATACCGGCTACATGGGCGGCCTCAAGAGCATCACCGCCCGGCAGCTTCTGAAGAAACGGCCGGAGGATTTGCTGCGCCACGCGGTCCGGGGCATGCTCCCCAAAAACAGCCTGGGGCGCCAGCTCTTGAAGAAACTGAAGATTTACGCCGGCCCCGGGCATCCCCATGAGGCCCAGCAACCCCGGCCGGTGACCTGGGAGGATTAA
- the rpsI gene encoding 30S ribosomal protein S9 — translation MAQSFNIHAVGKRKSAVARVYLRPGSGRIIVNDRDFQEYFPLETTRNLASQPLRLLNVGADLDILVNVTGGGPEGQAGAIKHGLSRALQELNPEYRPILKKAGFLTRDARIKERKKYGRRGARRGCQYSKR, via the coding sequence ATGGCCCAATCGTTCAACATCCACGCGGTGGGCAAACGCAAATCGGCGGTGGCCCGGGTGTATCTCAGGCCCGGCAGCGGCCGCATTATCGTCAATGACCGGGACTTCCAGGAGTATTTCCCCCTGGAGACCACCCGCAATCTGGCCAGCCAGCCCTTGCGGCTTCTCAATGTGGGCGCCGACCTGGACATCCTGGTGAATGTCACCGGCGGCGGCCCCGAAGGCCAAGCCGGGGCCATCAAGCACGGCCTCAGCCGGGCGCTGCAGGAGCTCAACCCCGAATACCGCCCCATCCTCAAGAAGGCGGGTTTCCTCACCCGGGACGCCCGCATCAAGGAACGCAAGAAATACGGCCGCCGGGGCGCCCGCCGGGGCTGCCAGTACTCCAAGCGGTAA
- the argC gene encoding N-acetyl-gamma-glutamyl-phosphate reductase, producing MSGQVTVAVVGASGYTGLELMRLLARHPYVRLVALTSREYQGRPVGQVFPALARIVEQDFIPPDPELVAGRAQFVFTAVPHQTAMAMVPRLLAAGSRVVDLSADFRFRDPQVYEAWYQPHTVPELLAEAVYGLPELHRERISTARLVGNPGCYPTAVILGLAPLVKARRVDLTSLIADCKSGVSGAGRGASLATSFCEVADSFRAYKVFEHRHTPEMEQELSLIAGEPVRLTFTPHLVPMNRGILATLYATLTSPATEAELYRLYEDFYREEPFVRVMPPGTLPTTAQVRGSNYCDLALKVHPAGDRVIVVAAIDNLARGAAAQAVCNFNVMAGFPETTGLDGPPLTP from the coding sequence ATGTCCGGCCAGGTGACGGTGGCGGTGGTGGGGGCCTCGGGCTACACCGGGCTGGAGCTCATGCGCCTTCTGGCCCGGCACCCCTATGTCCGGCTCGTGGCCCTCACCTCCCGGGAGTACCAGGGCCGGCCCGTGGGCCAGGTCTTCCCCGCCCTGGCTCGCATCGTGGAGCAGGACTTTATCCCTCCGGACCCGGAGCTGGTGGCGGGCCGGGCCCAGTTTGTCTTCACCGCGGTGCCCCATCAGACCGCCATGGCGATGGTGCCCCGGCTGTTGGCCGCAGGCTCCCGGGTGGTGGACCTGAGCGCCGACTTCCGCTTCCGGGACCCGCAAGTGTACGAAGCCTGGTATCAGCCCCACACCGTGCCGGAGCTTCTGGCCGAGGCGGTTTACGGCTTGCCGGAGCTCCACCGGGAGCGTATCAGCACCGCCCGGCTGGTGGGCAATCCCGGATGCTACCCCACCGCAGTCATCCTGGGCCTGGCGCCCCTGGTGAAAGCCCGGCGGGTGGACCTTACCTCCCTCATCGCCGACTGCAAAAGCGGGGTGAGCGGCGCCGGCCGGGGGGCCTCCTTGGCCACCTCTTTTTGCGAGGTGGCCGACAGCTTCCGGGCCTACAAGGTCTTCGAGCACCGCCACACCCCGGAGATGGAGCAGGAGCTGAGCCTCATCGCCGGGGAGCCGGTGCGCCTCACCTTCACTCCGCATCTGGTGCCCATGAACCGAGGCATTCTGGCCACCCTTTATGCCACCCTGACCTCGCCGGCCACCGAGGCCGAGCTTTATAGGCTTTACGAAGATTTTTACCGGGAGGAGCCCTTTGTCCGGGTGATGCCGCCGGGAACTTTGCCCACCACGGCTCAGGTCAGGGGCAGCAATTACTGTGACCTGGCCCTCAAGGTGCACCCGGCCGGGGACCGGGTCATCGTGGTGGCCGCCATCGACAATCTGGCCCGGGGCGCGGCGGCTCAGGCGGTGTGCAATTTCAATGTCATGGCCGGCTTTCCCGAGACCACCGGCCTGGACGGGCCGCCCCTGACCCCCTAA
- the truA gene encoding tRNA pseudouridine(38-40) synthase TruA — translation MGPRNLRLDLEYDGTRYHGWQRQANALTLQETIESALARLTGERVHLIGSGRTDAGVHAKCQVANFRTASALPLRAFIYGLNSLLPPDIAVLHAAEVPWDFHARKSARAKTYEYRLLNRPVRSPLSLRYAWQVAPPLALAAMEEAAWVLIGEHDFAAFQASGSSVRTTRRRVEAAGWRREGEFLIFRITANGFLRGMVRSLVGTMVQIGLKKRPVADLAELLVRSQRAQVGPTAPPQGLCLVEVRY, via the coding sequence ATGGGCCCCCGCAACCTCCGCCTGGACCTGGAATACGACGGCACCCGCTACCACGGCTGGCAGCGACAGGCAAACGCCCTCACCCTCCAGGAGACCATCGAAAGCGCCTTGGCCCGCCTCACCGGCGAGCGGGTGCACCTCATCGGCTCCGGCCGCACCGACGCCGGGGTGCACGCCAAATGCCAGGTGGCCAACTTCCGCACGGCAAGCGCCCTGCCGCTGAGGGCCTTTATTTACGGACTCAACTCCCTGTTGCCGCCGGATATTGCGGTCCTCCACGCCGCCGAGGTGCCGTGGGACTTCCATGCCCGCAAATCCGCCCGGGCCAAGACTTATGAATACCGGCTGCTCAACCGGCCGGTGCGCTCGCCCCTGAGCCTGCGCTACGCCTGGCAGGTGGCCCCGCCCCTGGCGCTGGCGGCCATGGAGGAGGCGGCTTGGGTGCTGATAGGGGAGCATGACTTTGCCGCCTTCCAGGCCAGCGGCAGCTCGGTGCGCACCACCCGGCGCCGGGTGGAGGCGGCCGGCTGGCGGCGGGAGGGGGAGTTTCTCATCTTTCGCATCACCGCCAATGGCTTTCTTCGGGGCATGGTGCGCAGCCTGGTGGGCACCATGGTGCAGATCGGGCTTAAGAAACGGCCGGTGGCTGACCTGGCGGAGCTTCTTGTCCGTTCCCAGCGGGCCCAGGTGGGGCCCACTGCCCCGCCCCAGGGGTTGTGCCTGGTGGAAGTGAGGTATTGA
- a CDS encoding universal stress protein encodes MYRHILAAINEHSNSEAAARYAVAVAQAAGASLTLAFVAPPGLPVEMVRSAEAALERLFLEASAKELPVESLIRTGEPVRHLKDLVRDRRVDLAFVATRREDLSRRYFTSTMARRLSLALPCSVALVRVVHPGHVFPRHLLVPLRGAMTHLEERALLVGLLARAFGARVTLFHAPRHLERFFRGTAKVPPPEREPGVVRKMEEFMALLARFQVDTRQRFRRGRPAVAITTEAAVSRHDLIVMGASTRGLLASLVSGNPVEEVLRETPCNLIIHLPRGGGA; translated from the coding sequence ATGTATCGCCACATCCTGGCGGCCATCAATGAGCACAGCAACTCCGAAGCGGCGGCCCGCTATGCCGTGGCCGTGGCCCAGGCGGCAGGGGCCTCCCTCACCCTGGCCTTTGTGGCGCCTCCGGGCCTGCCGGTGGAGATGGTCCGGAGCGCCGAGGCAGCCCTCGAGCGCCTTTTCCTGGAGGCCTCCGCCAAAGAGCTGCCGGTGGAAAGCCTCATCCGCACCGGGGAGCCGGTGCGGCACCTGAAAGACCTGGTGCGGGACAGGCGGGTGGACCTGGCCTTTGTGGCCACCCGGCGGGAGGACCTCTCCCGGCGTTACTTCACCAGCACCATGGCCCGGCGCCTGTCCCTCGCCCTGCCCTGCTCGGTGGCCCTGGTCCGGGTGGTGCACCCCGGCCATGTCTTTCCCCGGCATCTCCTGGTACCCCTCCGGGGAGCCATGACCCACCTGGAGGAGCGGGCGCTGCTGGTGGGCCTCTTGGCCCGGGCGTTTGGGGCCCGGGTCACCCTCTTCCATGCCCCCCGCCACCTGGAGCGCTTCTTTCGGGGAACGGCGAAAGTGCCCCCCCCGGAGCGGGAACCCGGGGTGGTCCGGAAAATGGAGGAGTTCATGGCCCTTCTGGCCCGCTTCCAGGTGGACACCCGCCAGCGGTTCCGCCGGGGCCGGCCGGCCGTGGCCATCACCACGGAGGCCGCGGTGAGCCGCCATGACCTCATCGTCATGGGCGCGAGCACCCGGGGGCTTTTGGCCAGCCTGGTGAGCGGCAATCCGGTGGAGGAGGTGCTGCGGGAGACGCCCTGCAACCTCATCATCCACCTGCCCCGGGGGGGTGGGGCATGA